The Desulfuromonas thiophila genome contains the following window.
CGGTTGCGGGCGTCGCGGGTGAACAGACTGACTCGGCCGCTGCGGATGATGTACATGCCTGAACCGGGATCACCCTGCTCATAAACGGTTTCCTCGCTCTGGTAACGGCGCAGGTGAATCAGGCGTTCAAGATAGGGCAGGTCGCGTTTTTTAAGCGCCGAAAATACCGGTACGCGCGCCAGAAACAGCGCCAGACTCTCTTCTTCGGGCTTGGTGCGGAACAGGGCACTCCACTGAGGTCGCATGAACGTCTCCACCTGCGGGCTGCGGAAGGCTTAAAAGCCGGCCTGGGTCAGGACGGGTGATTATAGCAAGCTGCTGAGGCAAGACCAGTAAAAACCATTTCGTTGACAGGCATCAGCCCCCTTGCTAGGGTCGCGCCAGCCTTTGCTCCGGCGGGCTGCCCGCGGCTTTTCTCCCCCTTTGCGTGATTTCATATCCTTGGCATGACAGGACTCAACGCCCTTGATCTCAGCCGGATCAGCACCGGCCCCGGCGTCTATCTGATGTGCGACAGCCAGCAGCAGGTGCTCTATGTCGGCAAGGCACGTAACCTGCGGGCACGGCTGCGCCAGTACCTGCGCGGCGACGACAGCCGGCCGCAGATCCGTTATCTGCTGCGGCGGGTGGCGCAGGTGGAAACCCTGGTGACGGACACGGAAAAGGAAGCGCTGATTCTTGAGAACACCCTGATCAAGAAGCATCGGCCGCGCTACAATATCAATCTGCGCGATGACAAGACCTATGTATCGCTGCGCATCGATACCCGCGAGCCCTTTCCGGCCATTGAGATTGTCCGGCGGGTGCGGCGCGACGGCGCCCAGTATTTCGGCCCCTATGCCAGCGCCGGCGCCCTGCGCCAGACCCTGCGTGAACTCTACCGCCTGTTTCCATTGCGCCGCCATCCGTGGAGCCAGTGCCGCAAGCGCGAGCGGCCCTGCCTGTTCTATCAGATCGGCCAGTGCAGCGGCCCCTGCCACGGCCATATCGACAGTGCCAGCTACCAGCGCATGGTGCAGGCCATCATCGCTTTTCTCTCCGGTCGGGGTGAACCCGTGCTGCAGCTGCTGCGTCAGCGCATGGCGACAGCGGCGCAGCAATTACACTATGAGGCGGCGGCCGCGCTGCGTGACCAGCTGCGGGCCATGGAACAGACCCTGGAGCAGCAGAAAATGGTCAGTGGCGATGGCGCTGATCTCGATGTCATTGGCCTGCAGCCGAGTGAGGGCGAGCTGAGCCTGTGTCTGCTGTTTGTGCGCGGTGGCCGGCTCATTGGCCGGCGCGGGTTCAGCCTGCCCTGGCTACAGGATCAGGATGAACTGCTGGCCGCGTTTGTGCAGCAGTATTACGGTGGCGACACCCTCATTCCGCCGACGCTGCTGCTGCCGCTGTGGCCGGCGGGGCACGAGGCCCTGCAGTTGTGGCTGCAGGAGCGGCGCGGCCAGCGGGTGGAGTTGCGGGTGCCGCAGCGTGGCCAGCGGCTGGAACTGGTCGAGCTGGCTGCCGGCAATGCCGCCGAGCTGGCGCGCCAGCGGGCCGACCAGGGCCAGGCGCGCCAGTCGGTGCTGGAACAGATTCAACAGGCGTTGGGGCTCAAGCGTCTGCCACGGCGGATCGAATGCTACGATATCTCCAACACCCAGGGACAGCAC
Protein-coding sequences here:
- the uvrC gene encoding excinuclease ABC subunit UvrC, producing the protein MTGLNALDLSRISTGPGVYLMCDSQQQVLYVGKARNLRARLRQYLRGDDSRPQIRYLLRRVAQVETLVTDTEKEALILENTLIKKHRPRYNINLRDDKTYVSLRIDTREPFPAIEIVRRVRRDGAQYFGPYASAGALRQTLRELYRLFPLRRHPWSQCRKRERPCLFYQIGQCSGPCHGHIDSASYQRMVQAIIAFLSGRGEPVLQLLRQRMATAAQQLHYEAAAALRDQLRAMEQTLEQQKMVSGDGADLDVIGLQPSEGELSLCLLFVRGGRLIGRRGFSLPWLQDQDELLAAFVQQYYGGDTLIPPTLLLPLWPAGHEALQLWLQERRGQRVELRVPQRGQRLELVELAAGNAAELARQRADQGQARQSVLEQIQQALGLKRLPRRIECYDISNTQGQHSVASKVAVYDGEPDRAAYRHYRIKTVSGSDDFASLAEVLQRRLQRGLREDDLPDLLLIDGGKGQLAAVAAILEDLQLTGQVELVSIAKSRVRHNARGRVLERSEERFFRPGRKNPLVLRQGSAALFLLERLRDEAHRFAISHHRRLRQQAALTTILDQIDGVGPARRKLLLRQFGSVAAIRRASLAQLQAAEGLPPAVAAAVWHFFHQEKESPDHAAQLDDSAGAAGPR